GCATCACAGGGCAGGTGTAGGTCTAACAGTGCATTATATAAGTCTGCTGAGGTGACAGAACATGATCAGACAGAGGCCCAATTGCATTACACAATATTTACTGAGGGAGGAGAAACTCCTGCTGATAATGAATTACAGAGTAGTTGATTAAAACAGGGTAAAGGTGAATGTTTCTCTGTGTGTATGCACTTATGTGTAAGTGCTGTATGGATGTGTATATCATCTCTTATGATTTCCCTGACCACTCAGCCAGTACTAGGAGTTGTGTCAGGATAGAATGGAGCACTTGACTTTATGTTCAAAGTCAAGTTTTCCTGTTCCCTGGCAGAGCAAAAATGGTCCTCCTCAAACACTGAAATTTTGTCCCtcagttaaaaaacaaacaaaatgtttccaaaaacaaaatcaatcaaaaaaagaccaaccccaaaaccaagTGGACATGATTGAAGAGACACCACCTTTCTCTGCAGCATCAAATCCACTGTGCTTTACATCTCTTGGCAGAAAgggctgccagtgcccctgtgTTGGTTGTGTGATAGCAATACTTTCAAGAGAAAAGTTGACTAGTGTAGTTACATGGGGAATTATGTGATGCTGTCACCTCAAGATCTTTCTCTGTTAGAGGGCAGTGTGTGCTGGACCCAGTGGTAGCTCTTGGCTTGGAGGGTGGGTGTCTATCTCACTGCAACTGAATAACCAGCTCTCAGCTCTCCGTGTGGGTGCTGGCTGTGTTGTCTTCAATGTGGTGGgtttaaaaatgacaaaaatgccAATAAGAGATTTGAAAATTACATTCAATAAAAGAAAAGCTTATGCAAATAATCTTAGTAGTATCTAGTTACTACATAAGTAGATACTACTAAGGAGATAATTACTAGATACTACTAAGTAGATCTACTTGCTTTGTAAGTAGATGGTGTTAAATTTGAGCCTGACTGGAGTATGTGAGCTTGAAGGCTTGGGGCTagtgctgtgggttttttttttttttgttgagaGTAATGTTTGCTGTACTCCTGCATAGGGATGTCTTtggccagctcagctctgcctatGGCCAAGGGATTAAAGGCCATTAAATGTGACTTGTGATTAGAAGAAGGCTAGGTACGTCACCAGAGAGAGCAGCATGTGTGTAATTCTGTTTGTAATACCTTCACGTGCTGCTGAGATCTTGGCTTGGAGCAGCTGTCCCAAAGCTGCAGGGCAGTTGGTGCATAGGGGTGTTATGTGACTAGGACAGCACAGGCTGATGAGGCTGGACATTCCAGCCCTGCTATCTCAGCTTTCTAGCAGTGTGATAAACTTCTCAGCTGGGTTCAGCTGAGAAGCTGGAGCTAGATGGACCGGCTGTGTGAGTGATGCTGAACAAGGGGGAAGGATAACAGCTGGATAAGGAggaaacattcccagctctggaaaCTAGAGAGAGGGGTGGTACTTGTGTGATGGGTGCTGGAGCGTTCCCCTGGTTTCTTGCCTACAACctgtttccagcagcacagagcagacagGTTGCACTGAGTCATCTACAGTCCTGGATATTTCACCGTTTGGAGATGTTCTGAGTGTGAGAAAAATTGAATCAAAAGCTAGAGCTCTGATTTGGGTTTAACATATGACATAAGTGTAGTCTATTTTGGTAAGTGTTTGATGTGATGTATGTTTGTATAATTTAGATCCTGAAGAGCATGTGGCTTTTTGGGTGTGCCATAGTAATGGTTTATACTTTTAGGCTTGTCATAGGACAATGCAGTGAGGTGGCCTGCTGGTACAATTGGGAGTTCTGCCTGCCAGGTTCCAAGCTGAAGGTGCCAGTGGGTTTTGTAGCAGTGTTGTTCTTCTTTAGTGTTTACCTCAGTGGTTTGTGGGACTTGTATCTAGAAGCTTCCCATGTTATCCCATGTGTGCCATATCCGTATGTGTGATGAGAAGATTTTCCATGTCACTTGTAATTTAAATGTTACAATTATTGGCACAGGAAATATATTGAGAGATTTTCTGCTGACAAGACTTAACTGGGAGGAACACATTCTAGGATGTGGAAAGTTACTAGTAGCTTGATGAAATTGGGTGCTatgtcctttccctttttttttaactcagcaTGGAAGGACAGAGATTATGCAATTTATCAGAGGGTGTCTGACAGAGTGGCAACTTGAACTTGGACCTCTGTAATCCAAGTTGAGTCTCAGGGGATGGTTGTTCTGGTTAACTGTTACTCTAGATTCTTTGGTCATCAGTTTCTGGAGCCAGACTTGCTTACAAGCAAGCAACTACTTGATCTGTGTTTAGCTTACACAATTTATCCTTGCCTTTGAAAGCTCTGATGAGAAATTTGTGCTTATCAGACCATAAGCTTAAAAAATTAACAGGTTGGAGGAAGGGGAATACTTCTTGTTTGCACTGCAGTTGTGATCTCTCCAGGTTTCTCTCCAGGCATTATGTAGTCAGAGTtcagctggaacagctgccagtgctgaaCTAAATCAAGGCTCCTCTAAGCACAATTTTCTTTGATGTAGTGTTTTGGagagtttttctttgtttaagtaaaataaaaatagtgtgGTCTgcttacagaaaatatttgtgctgTGATGGCAGGGAGGTGTGTTTGGTTCAGAGCTGGTCCATGCACACTGTTGTGGTCTGGGGCTTTGGCAGTGTTGTGGCTGTGGGACACCAGAATGTCAGACAAGATGGGAATAGGGAAGACTCCATCAAGGAGATTGAATGCCTTTAAATACACAGAGCACAGGAGGGAATGAAAAGGCCAAGGTCTCACTTTGTTTCTTCTGGAAGCATAAGAAAGTCCTGAATAAAGTTTGAGAACATGCCAGATGGTGGGAAAGGGTTTGCCTTCTTGCCTCATGTTCAGTAGGTAACAGAGCTTGATATAGTTGCTGCTCAAGGTGTTGTTGTGAGGAAGGGGAGCTGGAAGTGGCCTCCTGCAGGGTATGCTGTGGTCAGCTGCCCGGCTTCTCTTCCTGTCCTAGGAGGGGCTCTGACAATAAATTTGTCTTCTTGAGTAATACAAAGTGACTTGTGATCTGGAGGGTGACTGTTAGTTacatcacagaattattttctcaggTGGTTaccctttttcttcccaaggTATCATTGAAAGGGATGAAACGCCTATGGAGAAAGAAATTGCTCTTCTGCATCGAGCAGACTTCGAATTCTCCCACATTTTTTACTTCTGCAGAAAGGGGTTTGAGGCTATTGTGGAAGATGAAGTTACTCAGCGATTTTCCTCAgaagagctgctctcctggaatCTGCTCACAAGAACTAATGTCAACTTCCATTACATCAGCCTGAGGCTGACTGTTGTGTGGGTCATTGGGGTGGTGGTGCGGTactgcttcctgctgcccctACGGTAAGCTCTGGTGCTGAGGGGTTTTGTCAGCCTGAGAATGGGTAAATTTGTGCTTTCTTGGTAAATGTCATCTCAGCTTTCTTTAACCCAAAAGCAGCATTGGCAGATATAAAATATTAACTTGCTTAAAGGCTCCTTTTATGTTAAGAAGCACTTATTTGCTGTGGAGAGTAGAGTAGAGCTGCTGGTCATCTTTTGCATGAATGTTTCCCTTAAGTCGATGTGTATTAGCAAAATGAGTGTAAGCTCTAAAGCTCCCTGACACTGTGTGCATGGGAATATCTGGATCTGCTGCCTTTGCTACACCATGACTTTAGGCAACAAGTTAGGGAATTGCTGAGTTAGAGAACTGCATATGTCAAGTATCTGAGGAATAATTGAATTTCTGCAATCCCTTTCCATTTTAAAGAGGGCAAGGTGTTATTACAATGAGCAAAGCTACTTACTTAGGTTTAATGTCTGTTTTGTCTGTAGCTTTAGCCTCGCTGCCATTGGGATTACGTCAATGATTGTAGGAACAACTGTGGTGGGACAGCTGCCAAATGGCAGGTAGGTACTGTGTGTGAGGGATGAACTCTCCAAATTGCATCAGTTCAAACAGCTGAAGACTAGGAGTGGGCAGATTTTTACCTATAACACACTAGCAATAGTCCATTCCACCCACAAATTTGTGGATCCTGTTTTAGTGGCATTTTGAATTTGGGCTGGGGTTGGGTTCTTGTCAGTCTTGGCATTGAGGTTGATGATTTCTGATGggttcctcctgctggcatgaGATACTCAAATGGGACATTGTAGGGCAGGCAGTAGTGTTGGGATAAAAAACACCCAGCAGAGAGAGGACAGCCTTGCCTAGCAAAGTGGTGCCAAGGGCATGATGTATCTTAGCTGAGCTGCTGTAGCAAGTGAGTGGTAGAGCTGGGAACATCCATCTGTGCTCCAGAATACCAGGAAGATTTCAGCCCTGAGTTGTGTTGAGTAGGCTGGAGAATATTGCATGTGCATCTAGCTGTTTTCCAGGATGCTTTAGATGTCTAATTTCTTTCAGTGTGAAAAACTACCTGAGCGAAGTGGTTCACCTCACGTGCTCCCGCATCCTTGTCCGAGCTTTGTCTGGTACTATCCATTACCATAACAAGTGAGTGAGCAAAAGTGTGTATATGCTTATATGTGTGTGACATCCCATTGAAAATGGGGACTGCTCTCTCCTGAGCTGCAAGTTGATGTCACACTCTAGAGGCTGACTCACCTGACAGCTTAATGGAACTATTTGGTGTGTAATGTGGTGCTTTAATGCACTAGCAGTCTAACAAAAAAATATGTACTTTCAGGGAAAACAGACCTCAGAAAGGAGGAATTTGTGTTGCCAACCATACATCACCAATAGATGCGATCATTTTGACAAATGATGGATGCTATGCAATGGTATGAGGAGATCTAAGATAACCACAGCAAAGGGACCAGGAGAGGGAAAGATTGTGGGGTATTGCTTGTGGACTTCAGTACTTAATTTTCACAGCAGTGATGTTTGCTTGAGCACTGGTCAGTGGGGAAAAGTGTAAATTGTGTTGAAATTGGTCTATATTATGTGCTGGAGAAGTTGTCCTTGGACTGTCAATACCTAACTCTTCTTCTGTTGAAGTACCTGAGATAGCACCATGTGAGTGTCTCGATTCTTTCAAGTGAATGCATTTTAACAGTTCTGTGGTCATTGCTCAATCCTGGCTTGCAGCCTCCCAGTGCATTTGTGTTTGTTGGATGTTTTTAGAGGGGCGGAGAGGAGGAAGTTCTGCCTTTCAGGTGTCTCACATACTGATGTGCTTCGCTGGGCTTGCAGGTGGGCCAGGTTCACGGTGGGCTGATGGGCATTATCCAGCGAGCCACGGTCAAGGCCTGTCCTCACGTCTGGTTCGAGCGCTCTGAGATGAAGGACCGCCATCTAGTGACAAAAAGGTGAGATGTGTGCTGGGCTGCCTCCCtggagaggcattgggcagtcAAAGACCTGGATTTGGGAATGAGTTACAGGGGTGGTGTGCAGCACACTGCATCACTCACAATGACCTGAGTGTGCTTGCTTGTGTGGGCTTTGGTGCAGTACACTGAGGTGAAAATGTCAGGTTCCCAGGTCACCAGGGAAGGCTTGAAGCATTTATGCAGCGTGCCATGGCTTAGACCAAAGGTTCTGGGAAGCTTTGGATTGCAGACTGTCACAAAACATCTCAGTTGGGAAGCCATCAGCATAATAATTCATGGCTGATGAATTCAGGTGTGTACTTTGAAACAATGTGAAGATACTTAAATTCTGGTACTTTCTGTTGAAGAGAAATACTGATGataaaattggatttttgttACAAAAACTCAGTATCACTGCAAATTGTGAACCACTAGAAATAAAAAGCCTTATTTGTTTGGGTGAAAGGCAAAATGTCTTGTTATAAGGATATAAGCTGTGTACAAAAGTGGTTGTCTGCAGGATGTCACCAAAAGCATACCTCTGAACATTGTAGTACAGGGATAAAAATTGTTCCTAATTTATAGAGAACTTTTTAGGTTAATTTTGATGGGTTAACTTCTTCACTGGTTTATTGGCCTCTGCACAGAAGGACAGTTTTGCCAAATTGTCCAAGTGTTATTCAAGTACTGAGCTGTAGGCATTTAGAAGTCCCCTTTTAAGGAATATGCAGTTAAGTAGCAGAGGTTAGATGGACCACTGCATCAATATGCTTTTTTCTTAGGCAATTTCTTGAACGTTGAGTGGATCAGAGTTAGTTAATGGCATATAATTGTTGGCTTCTCTGACAGTCATTAGTAAAATAATGCAGGGCAAAGAAAACAGGATATTGCATCGATGTAGTGCTTCAGGGCCCTAAGGGATGGCAGGCCCAAAGCTTCAgtttctgtaggaaaaaaaggcaagtgcAAATTAGTGTCTAGTAAAAGGCTTTGGTTTCATACATATGTAATAtagaaaggtatttttaatgcacctgcctggggaaagAAGAGTGGAAAGGagctgttttttaagctttccttctgcttccaCAGACTCAGGGAACATGTGGCAGATAAAAGCAAGCTCCCAATCTTAATTTTTCCAGAAGGTAAGAAGCTGAACTACTTATCTCCATTCAGTGTAGATGTCATCCCTGTTCTCTTTTCATGGCTTCTGCTGCTCAAATCTATCTTCACCTCTGGCTTCAACTATGTTAGGGCAttcctggttttcttctttaatatAAGATGAATATACATGGAGACAACACAATACTGTCTCTGGACGTTGCTTCTCCTGGCAgaagctgcaggcagaagaaGGGGAAGATTGTTTATTTTGCCCTGAGATTATTAATTTGCTGTCCTACAGATTTAACTGCAGCATTGTGATTTTTGTCTTGCACACCTTCTGGCTTCATTCAGGGAGTCAGTCACAAAACAAAGGCTAAAAGTAAGCAGGGATGCTTAAATCAGTGAGCAGCAAATGCAAGCTCTTTATGGGTAAGACCTGTCTGTGGATGTTGTGTTGCACTGAAATGACTGTGTGAAGCAATGACTTTGTCTTCTGGACAGGCACCTGCATAAACAATACATCTGTGATGATGTTCAAGAAGGGGAGCTTTGAAATAGGAGGGACAATCTATCCTGTTGCAATCAAAGTAAGTGGAAATAGCTGGCTGCTTGATTTCAGAGTTTGGGATGGGTTTTTGTCAGAGGGGCAGGAAGCTGTCTCAATGCAGCTGCTATTAAAAGCACAGTAGCAATTGGGTGGATGCTGTGGATGACTCCTGGAGAATAAGTGGCTGAAATTAAAGTTAAGTCCTTTGGCCTATAGAGCCTGGCTGGTAGGCCTGATGGGgtcagctccttcctgcagaaagttggaaggaagagaaatgcaGCTAGTCCTTCCCAGTGCTGAAGGGAAGCATCTTGCTCACAGCAGACTTAATTCTTTTGGCTGTTCAGGCAAATGGGTGACGTCTGCTGCTGGTTCTGTTATGTAATCCCAGGTCTGTGATGATCTGGGGAAAGGCTTAATCAATTGTTTTTTGTGATCCTTTGCAGTATGATCCTCAATTTGGAGATGCCTTCTGGAACAGCAGCAAATACAATATCGTGAGCTATCTGCTGCGAATAATGACCAGCTGGGCCATCGTTTGCAATGTGTGGTACTTGCCCCCAATGGTTAGAAAGGTAATCCTGCATCTGGTTGCCTGACTGCTATTTAAAAACTTGACTGTGTCTGCAAGTGcacttttactctttttttcccccaaaacctctGCCCACCCCATGTCTCCGAATCAGTTTTATACTGGATTTTTGTCAGTGCTGACTGATGTATGATTGGAGTCTCCTTTTCCTGATGCAGCTTAGTACCATCAGCAATGCATCAAATATACAAAGGATAGCAGTAAATACACTGCTGTTCACACTAGCAATAATGGTAATGTTCCATCTTGTTGAAGCAAAATTTTCTCCTGATTTCAACACTCTAGGGGAAAAATGAGTTATTGTCACATGGGAGCACCAGATTATGATGTTGGCATGATAAGGAATGGGTAGTTTGGAAGTGAGCTATTTTGATGAGACAACAGATGAAAAAATGTTATCAAAGTTTGCTTCCATTGACTTCTCTCTTTGATTATGTTGAATTTGTGGCTCTTGAAGGAAGATGAAGATGCTGTTCAGTTTGCCAACAGAGTGAGGTCAGCCATTGCTCGCCAGGGAGGACTGACTGAACTCCCATGGTGAGTGATGCCCTCCTTGTTAGAATTCATGGACTATTTGTGATTAGTTTGACTGATAGGTGCTTCCATCCTTAGCTTTCTGACAAATAACATTGAACATCACTTTATTCCACTCAGGGAAAGCAATGGAGTAACTTCACATGCACATATGTGAAGGTAAAAGATGTATGAAGTCTTTGGAGCACATAGCATGCAGTGTGTCTTATCTAAAGGCTTGATGCTTTTGAAGTAGGTCCATTCACAGTTGTTTCTGATGTTGAGATTAAGTAGCAAAAGTGAAATTTCTTGGCAAATCTGatgaacaacaaaaaattaaacaggTCTAGAGACTTTCTACTCTGACTTCTCATGGCCTGTCTCAGTAAGTAGCAGGATAATGCCTAGATTTCATGTGACACAAACTTGAGAGTGAAATTCAGATGATGAGAATAAGAAAATAGATTCAACTATGAGACCTGTGAGACCCAGCTCTGAATAATATAAGGCAAGACACAGCTCTAGTGTTGCAGAAAATTGACTACCTCTACAGTCTGGGGAAGTACCATCCCAGGCTGCCAAAGATTTCTATTGTAGGTACAGCATGTTACCAACATGAATAGGCTGCCTTAATGAGCTGAATTCAAAATTTGAACTGCATAAGCTATGTGCTCAAAGtaaaggttttaataaacctgCTTAAAATTCAATATTATAGAAGTTCTGAAGAAAAGCCTTTATTACCTACCTTAGTCAACTGTAGagttttaatgtaatgtatAGTTTGATAAC
The genomic region above belongs to Molothrus aeneus isolate 106 chromosome 4, BPBGC_Maene_1.0, whole genome shotgun sequence and contains:
- the LOC136555367 gene encoding glycerol-3-phosphate acyltransferase 3 isoform X1, whose protein sequence is MEVVWAVGQVGAVWLAVVLGLIVLPSALGISLGISEAYMWVLVKTLEWATIRLQKGAKKPQPQVPRTPTANGIIERDETPMEKEIALLHRADFEFSHIFYFCRKGFEAIVEDEVTQRFSSEELLSWNLLTRTNVNFHYISLRLTVVWVIGVVVRYCFLLPLRFSLAAIGITSMIVGTTVVGQLPNGSVKNYLSEVVHLTCSRILVRALSGTIHYHNKENRPQKGGICVANHTSPIDAIILTNDGCYAMVGQVHGGLMGIIQRATVKACPHVWFERSEMKDRHLVTKRLREHVADKSKLPILIFPEGTCINNTSVMMFKKGSFEIGGTIYPVAIKYDPQFGDAFWNSSKYNIVSYLLRIMTSWAIVCNVWYLPPMVRKEDEDAVQFANRVRSAIARQGGLTELPWDGGLKRAKVKDTFKEEQQKNYSKMLVRNGSVGSLSAETESD
- the LOC136555367 gene encoding glycerol-3-phosphate acyltransferase 3 isoform X2 gives rise to the protein MEKEIALLHRADFEFSHIFYFCRKGFEAIVEDEVTQRFSSEELLSWNLLTRTNVNFHYISLRLTVVWVIGVVVRYCFLLPLRFSLAAIGITSMIVGTTVVGQLPNGSVKNYLSEVVHLTCSRILVRALSGTIHYHNKENRPQKGGICVANHTSPIDAIILTNDGCYAMVGQVHGGLMGIIQRATVKACPHVWFERSEMKDRHLVTKRLREHVADKSKLPILIFPEGTCINNTSVMMFKKGSFEIGGTIYPVAIKYDPQFGDAFWNSSKYNIVSYLLRIMTSWAIVCNVWYLPPMVRKEDEDAVQFANRVRSAIARQGGLTELPWDGGLKRAKVKDTFKEEQQKNYSKMLVRNGSVGSLSAETESD